Proteins from one Drosophila gunungcola strain Sukarami chromosome 3R, Dgunungcola_SK_2, whole genome shotgun sequence genomic window:
- the LOC128251679 gene encoding LOW QUALITY PROTEIN: uncharacterized protein LOC128251679 (The sequence of the model RefSeq protein was modified relative to this genomic sequence to represent the inferred CDS: inserted 1 base in 1 codon) translates to MPPCFGAQLKRNQSQKSPKTTAAQRSPCSRYSPSCDGLTHLPGQRRQPSWQALAAXGWPVI, encoded by the exons atgcca CCGTGCTTTGGCGCTCAATTAAAACGGAACCAAAGTCAAAAGTCACCGAAGACCACTGCAGCCCAGCGTAGCCCATGTAGTCGATATAGTCCTAGCTGCGATGGATTAACACATCTCCCGGGGCAGCGGCGACAACCCTCGTGGCAGGCTCTGGCGG GAGGCTGGCCTGTCATATAA